GTCATTTGCCTGAATTATACCATCAACTTCCCATTTGCATGCTATGGTAACGACCTGCTTGCCCATTTTGAGGGCCAGAGCGATCTCCGAAAGAGTACCATATTCTCCACCCACTGCTATCACAACATCAGAGGATGCGACAACTATGGCATTGCGTGCATGTCCCATATTGGTCACGATCTGGTAATCAATATACCGGTTAGCATCTTCACGGCTATTACCCGGCAGGATACCTATAGTGGTCCCTCCCTGCCGCTTAGCTCCGCGTGCGCAGGCTTCCATCACGCCCTCCAATCCTCCGCATATAAGAAGCACGCCGCGTATGGCAAGCTCACGGCCTATTTCTTCAGCGATCATCTCAGTCTTATTGTCACACACCCCGCCACCAATTACTCCTACCTGCATCTTTGCCATACATTACCCTCCATAGTGTTAGATGAATGTCAGATATATTCAGCCTGAACCTTAAGTATCTCCTTGCTGTCCTTAGCCATGGAATATTCCTCCAGTGGCTCACGGTTAACTTCCAGAAAAGTATGGCCCCAGTTGAACTTGGATAATATACTGGCAGCTTGTTCCTTATACCCCAGTATATAAAGAGAAGCAGCAAATGCTTCTACTGATGTAAGTTTGAACGGGCGGCCGAAGTTCACCGGATTGCCTGCAACAAGATACGGCAAAGCACGATGCTGCAGGTCAAGCACTAACAATTGAGGAAAGACTGCTTCTACATGTTCCCAGGAGCAGTCCAGTACAGTAAGCCCTTTTGTTATACTGTCAGCAGGAGAAAGAGCCTTTTCGGCCATAGGGTCAAGGAGAATGGAACCTCTGGGAATGGCATTCACCTTTTCCACAAGTCTTGCAAGCTTGAAGCGTACCATTTTTTTACCAGTGCATTTTTTAGGATCACACTGCCCTGCGTGATAAAGATATAGACGAACTTCTCTAGGTCTGCTTTTTTCCATACATTGGTGATGGACTTTCGTATATATAGCATGAGCGAGATTTAATAGCAATTATAATATAGTTATCTTTTTATATATTAGTTGCGTATTTTTCTTTATACTTTTAGGAGCAAAAATGAAAATAGAAAATAGGAGTTATGAAAAAGATGGCTGCCAAAATATATACGATAACCTCTGGAAAAGGAGGGACTGGCAAAAGCATATTTGCTGTCAATCTGGCAGCGGCACTTGCTGGACTTGCAAAAAAGACCCTGCTGATAGATGCTGACCTTTGCATGGCTGATATCGGTCTTATGTTGGGAATGGAGAACAGCAAGATCACACTACACGAAGTGCTGGCCGATGAAGCGAACGTAGCTGATGCACTATACGACGGGCCTAACGGACTTAGGGTTCTGCCCTGTAGCATCTCTTTAGAGGGGTTCAAAAAAGCAGACCCTTCCAGGATTAAGGATGTTATCAGCGAACTTACACCGAATTTTGAATTT
This DNA window, taken from Methanomethylovorans hollandica DSM 15978, encodes the following:
- a CDS encoding TIGR00725 family protein produces the protein MAKMQVGVIGGGVCDNKTEMIAEEIGRELAIRGVLLICGGLEGVMEACARGAKRQGGTTIGILPGNSREDANRYIDYQIVTNMGHARNAIVVASSDVVIAVGGEYGTLSEIALALKMGKQVVTIACKWEVDGIIQANDPVEAVDLALNAIA
- a CDS encoding DUF367 family protein — its product is MEKSRPREVRLYLYHAGQCDPKKCTGKKMVRFKLARLVEKVNAIPRGSILLDPMAEKALSPADSITKGLTVLDCSWEHVEAVFPQLLVLDLQHRALPYLVAGNPVNFGRPFKLTSVEAFAASLYILGYKEQAASILSKFNWGHTFLEVNREPLEEYSMAKDSKEILKVQAEYI